Sequence from the Crassostrea angulata isolate pt1a10 chromosome 9, ASM2561291v2, whole genome shotgun sequence genome:
CGGAGACGCGCCATCAGTTTGGTTATTGACATTCCGGAAAGAAAGGGGATGGATATACGTGATGTTATGCCGTTGAATCGTCCGTACTGTGCTCCCTTTTCTGATCTTGTGATCTGGGTGTCCGTGGGATCGATCCAGATTCTGCGAGGGGACTTGTTGACAATTGATTTCCCCGTAAAGTCAACGAACACCACGGGATCACattctgtaaaaaaatcaattaataaagTTAAACAATTTATGTCGAAAGATGTTCGGTAGACTATGTGAAATCAACGCAATTTTTGAAAccttgaaatgaaaatgaaatgaaaaaaaaacccaccccaAAACAACCCAAGGCCCCTTTCAAATCAGAGCAATATATAGCTGATGGATCATCGTATCTTATTTGCGTGTACAAATAATAAAAGTCTTTGCATTCATTATCATTTAAAGTTTTCAGCTCGTAGCTGACGAAAATAGAAACATTTTTCGGGAAAAGCAATGTATAGCACATACAATATCATGCATAGCTTCAGTAGTTTATATGTACACATCATATTGACCAATACTCTCATAATCTTCAAAACTTTCTTTGACACAAAGCTAACGAGAATAAAAAGATCCGTACTCTTAACCGGGATTGGCACGACTTTGCTCTCCGTTTCCGACTCCAAAGGGTTTCCACACACACAGATATCCGGTCTATAGACGAGGGACGCGGGACAGTCCTGCTCCTGATTGGCCATCTCGTTCCAATATTTCTTTGGCCTGCCTTTAACTGGACGGAAGAAGCACTCTGAAAAGACACAAATGAGATTTTATAAGTCAAACATGTCTATTGTGGAATCATgtaatttcgtgggggccaattttcggtGCTTGTGGGTTTTTTGATTTTCCgttgggatgtaatttcgtggatgcgtcggttttcattttcagaggacaaacaatattttttatcattagctTTCTTCGAGGATGTATATTCGTGGATGAGGGCTACCCGCAAATACCACGGAAATTGAAACATTACTAATTCTAATGATTCACAGTATTCGTACAACTGAAGAATCCCAAAGAAACAACTCatggaaaaaattcaattcGATTCATATCAATAGTTCAAATGCTAACTATGTGGTAATACTGGCTCCTTTCATTTGGAGATTATGAGCCCATTAGTACTTAGTAATAatgtagaagcacatattttcgttgggtcaaaatttcgttgtttttaaagcagATACAATTTCGTTGGCATTAAATTTCATCATATCGTAATCTCttgtattcattaatacttCGGTTAAAAATTCGTCGTGGATTTAAGTTCGTCAATttatactgccaacgaaaataacgaaattaaatcttCGATGAATagttctgcttctacagtatgtttCTAACCACAAAATAGTCCATCTAAACCATTAAGTTACTAAAAAGACATTTAAAGAACTAACTAGATTGCTTTATCTATAAAATCGTGGAAATAAGTTTTTGGTTTAGAAAAATAAACCATAATGAATCAATCAATTTTCCTAATGTTCTTTTTGTTGCCTTCCTGTCTCACCGTATTTTGGGGCTTTGGTGGTAACATCGCCTTGACGGTTGAAGTTGGAGGAGTCCACAGAACAAGGAATGGTGCAGGCCTCGTCTCCTACACACCGTCCTTCGGCGTCATCGTAGGCAAAGCCTTCCTCGCAGCAATAAGGCATAGAAGTGTTTTGCCAAGAGCATTTGTAGTAACTTCTGCAGTTGATACCGCTTGGATAGGTCTCCGTTGGTTTCTTTGTCAGACATGGATCTGTTATAAGGGAACAACAATGCTTAACAAGTTCTTGTTTATCAACAGTATGAAAGAAAACGGATAAAATCAAAGCAACAAGAAGACCAAAAGTGATAAGTATAAAAGAAACGACAACaaataaaaactcaaaatatcaAAGACATTATCTCAGATTAAGTAGGAAAAAACCCATATTAGCGGCATCAATATTCTTAAACCGATATAAAACAAATCGACATCTTAATACATGAATTGTACGATCAAGTTTCttttataattgttaatgtGCTACAGAGCctttaataaattatcaaatatatatattgataccTGTTTCACAATTAACGCTGTTTACTGCATCGCAGTTGTTTATCTGAGGATTCCAGAAAGTTCCAAATGCGCAGCGAATTTTTGTACATTCACAAAGACTGCCAGTTTGGGCGAAGCATGTTTCGTAGTGAGTACAGTTCACAGGACGGTAACAAGAGTCCGTGTTTGTCCGACACTGAGAGGAACATAGACCCGCTGtcaaccaaaaaatatatataggtaATCTTTATTCAACACGCTATAGTTCAAAGATACTTTTATAAAGCAATTTGCAGCATATAATCATGCTACTAAACTTCTAGACAGTCTCTTGTGATGtaaatttcaaatatcaatCTCTATATCTTTTACACACAACAAATGAATTTACACCTGATTTCTCTTAGATATTTGTAAAGTAGTTTTTTTATGCCAAAactacaaatatatatttctgaaGAGTAAATAGTACCCGTTTCGATTTCTCAAAATGAACATCTATTTGAATGCTGTTGGATGATTCCAGAAATTTGGCGATTTTTTTTCCTGCAGAATCGGTGaaatttttcttaagaaatGAGTTATATTCGAAGAAGCAAACCTCACCTTTCTCTTTGCCGCCCATGAATCCTCCTCCGCCAATTCCACCAATGATTCTGTCCCTTTTGGGAGCTGGCGCTTCTTTAGTTTCCGGTTTGTTGACGACTGCTTTCTTCGGCGTGTCAGTTTCTGTAGAACAAAACCAGGACAATAAAACACAAAGAACAAAAAACTCTTCAACACTTagaaaatatgacaaaaaatggAATCATTATTAGATATTTTCATGTGTGTGTTTTTGATGACTTCTTATTCAAGTTCTAAATATTGATCTTTGAAGACAaagaacataaaaaatatatcaaatattactcttgtaatgatatattttttgtagaaaTTACTTGGATCAACTGGAGCAAGTGCATCAGTATTTGATGTCGGGTTCAACATTCCCGTCTGCTGCGTTTCCGGTTTGATTTCTTCAACAGGTGTCGCCGTATCAACAACGGCTGCATCTACTACTGGAGTGAGGACCGTTTCACCCACAGGTGCATCAACAATAACGGTGTCTGGTACCACAGGATCTACCACTGGAGATGGATTGGTCACATCGACAACCGCAGGATTATCAACAACGGCGGTGTCCGCTACTACTTGATCTACAACTGGAGCGTTGGTGGCAACGCCAATTCCATTAGTGTCGGCAACAACGGTGCCTGCTGCTACTGGGGCACCGACAGGAGTGTCAACAACACCAGGATCTTGTACTGCAGGATCTACTACTGATATAGCTCCTACGGATGATACAACATCTGGGGACGACAGACTACCTAAAACAAAGTACATCAGGTATGATTTTCCGTCCATCTCttcattcaaattttgtaaCCTTTTGATAAACGTTTATTTGCTGTCTTCCGACTGACATACGAAAATATACCAGATCattctcaattaaaaaaaaaaattgaaaagagtTTTTTCCCCACCAAATTACTTGAATATTAAAGACTTGAATCTGGCAATcagatttatatttaaagatagacaTTGAAGATTTGTTTTAATGGTCACCTTTACAAAGTGGGATATTTTATGAAGAAGCTTCtttttcataaatgattttttaaattttagtttatttcaaaagttttttttatatagataggTTTAACTAATACAGAAATTGAATACTTGCAACTTTTACTAAGATGCATTAAAACGTGAATATTAACGCATCTGAGTAGAACATatactttgtatatatatattgcgtTAAGAGATATTTCCAAAATCAGGATTTAGTGCAACAAATTTAGATTTGCATGACAATAAGTTCCTTTTGAGCGTTAGTAAAGATACGTTTTGTTCGGTTATGTAATAATAACCCCtatgaaaattattattaataactttttaaacattatgGTTAATTAAGCAACATTACATACCGACCATCTCGCCTTGGACGTCTCCAAAGACATTTATATTGTTGTCTCCGAATACACTGGGCTCTACAACGGAATAAAAACCCCGTAAAATAACAATGACATTCCTCGGGatgtatatatgtgtaataAAGCTTTATTTAGATActtaaatttataatataatattttatagtgACATTTCAAAACTCTGAGAGCTGTAATATTTCTTATATTGACTTATTGATGCACAAATTGC
This genomic interval carries:
- the LOC128164246 gene encoding uncharacterized protein LOC128164246, coding for MGKQFIPVTTLQTLYCFLFLCFQPLLYAQEQNFPPVITFSQPSYDLVPGLEVTIRCLVDSPDSPLEEVTWLKNGAPLPTDNRIAIKTGTGFRSSDLVISQSDVSDEGTYTCSAKNQAGVGSMDVALSIGNPFGEGQIDVFGNIAGERVEPSVFGDNNINVFGDVQGEMVGSLSSPDVVSSVGAISVVDPAVQDPGVVDTPVGAPVAAGTVVADTNGIGVATNAPVVDQVVADTAVVDNPAVVDVTNPSPVVDPVVPDTVIVDAPVGETVLTPVVDAAVVDTATPVEEIKPETQQTGMLNPTSNTDALAPVDPKTDTPKKAVVNKPETKEAPAPKRDRIIGGIGGGGFMGGKEKAGLCSSQCRTNTDSCYRPVNCTHYETCFAQTGSLCECTKIRCAFGTFWNPQINNCDAVNSVNCETDPCLTKKPTETYPSGINCRSYYKCSWQNTSMPYCCEEGFAYDDAEGRCVGDEACTIPCSVDSSNFNRQGDVTTKAPKYECFFRPVKGRPKKYWNEMANQEQDCPASLVYRPDICVCGNPLESETESKVVPIPVKKCDPVVFVDFTGKSIVNKSPRRIWIDPTDTQITRSEKGAQYGRFNGITSRISIPFLSGMSITKLMARLRFFTAGTQGPDSQVLFSNCETETVRWNSPEINKDLSPSIAIILNRKLNRLVFLGSTEDRASEQVMMLLPFKKNDWNNVELMFDGAELSARVRVVGKDKQALEFKNSTALTGRLTPAQKPMQIGRCNDQDGFFGYLDMVKIYDCTP